The following proteins are encoded in a genomic region of Arcobacter cloacae:
- the mobB gene encoding molybdopterin-guanine dinucleotide biosynthesis protein B — protein MNKKRLIVAFSGPSNSGKTTAIVKVSSILQDQGFKVCIVKHDPKDKANFDREGKDSFKFSQTGANVAVVSPNKTTIFKKSTSTIDELINLFEDFDYLLVEGLKTLQLPRISIFRDRLDESYFGVTNAIACDETINKNDIPNNIEKLDLNSPEELIQWINKNAKRV, from the coding sequence ATGAATAAAAAAAGATTAATAGTGGCCTTCTCTGGTCCATCAAATAGTGGTAAGACAACAGCTATTGTTAAAGTGTCTAGTATTTTACAAGATCAAGGTTTTAAAGTATGTATTGTAAAACACGACCCAAAAGATAAAGCTAATTTTGATAGAGAAGGAAAAGACTCTTTTAAATTCTCTCAAACAGGTGCCAATGTGGCAGTAGTAAGTCCTAATAAAACAACAATATTTAAAAAAAGTACGTCAACAATAGATGAATTAATAAATCTATTTGAAGATTTTGATTATTTATTAGTTGAAGGATTAAAAACATTACAATTACCTAGAATTTCTATTTTTAGAGATAGATTAGATGAGAGTTATTTTGGCGTTACAAATGCCATTGCTTGTGATGAAACTATTAATAAAAATGATATTCCAAATAATATTGAAAAGTTAGATTTAAATAGTCCAGAAGAATTAATTCAATGGATAAATAAAAATGCAAAAAGAGTTTAA
- a CDS encoding PLDc N-terminal domain-containing protein, with product MNKKQRIKINGKLTSSLRKKSADVTYSNIINSGYIDTREKYKPKFLIFQIILSFVSLALLFYFELSIFMIIFILNYIIIWIYSFISILKNTFKNKNNKLFWITLLVFIPFSAYFYPDFKKTQIINN from the coding sequence ATGAATAAAAAACAAAGAATAAAAATAAATGGTAAACTAACAAGTAGCTTAAGAAAGAAATCCGCAGATGTTACTTATTCTAATATTATAAATTCTGGATACATAGATACTAGAGAAAAATATAAACCAAAATTTTTAATTTTTCAAATAATATTAAGTTTCGTTTCATTAGCACTTCTATTTTATTTTGAACTATCTATTTTCATGATTATATTTATATTAAATTATATAATAATCTGGATTTACTCTTTTATATCTATTTTAAAAAATACTTTTAAAAATAAAAATAATAAATTATTTTGGATTACTCTTCTCGTTTTTATACCTTTTAGTGCATATTTTTATCCGGATTTTAAAAAAACACAAATAATTAACAATTAA
- a CDS encoding peptidoglycan synthetase, whose protein sequence is MQISSILDIVDGSLLNSPSISFIYSIKTKVNRVKEGDLFITKNLDDIELAIKNGAFAIIIEENYPIIDNEIAWIKVNNIDLTIIKLIRFKLSTKNLKAYYCKKSTYDLLKIYTNSFYKHIKLIPNSLDGFFKYLDNIEDNDILISHNETILNKIYPKSIDFDETIQLEEINNLIEHSLFETTFSYKNIYYSRIKISSLYLEDFLRVFTFLNENLDLSKLKSFNNMKAIFLDRNINIVEFGKSDKFIICQNHDVLYENEIIYIKNKFKYAKTIFIASSDINISNKDTLIISNLEELKPLLKNIKFNGVYIIGFNYKDILEYLMRTEKVLTLFN, encoded by the coding sequence GTGCAAATCTCATCTATTTTAGATATTGTTGATGGAAGTTTATTAAACTCTCCATCAATCTCTTTTATATATTCAATTAAAACAAAAGTAAATAGAGTTAAAGAAGGTGATTTATTTATCACAAAGAATCTTGATGATATAGAACTTGCAATAAAAAATGGAGCCTTTGCAATAATAATTGAAGAAAATTATCCAATAATAGATAATGAAATAGCTTGGATAAAGGTAAATAATATAGATTTAACAATTATAAAATTAATTAGATTTAAACTTTCTACTAAAAATTTAAAAGCATATTATTGTAAAAAATCAACTTATGATTTATTAAAAATCTATACGAATAGTTTCTATAAACATATAAAATTAATTCCAAATTCTCTAGACGGATTCTTTAAATATTTAGATAATATTGAAGATAATGATATTTTAATTTCTCATAATGAAACAATTTTAAATAAAATCTATCCCAAAAGCATAGATTTTGATGAAACTATACAACTAGAAGAAATTAATAATTTGATAGAACATTCTTTATTTGAGACAACTTTTTCATATAAGAATATATATTATTCAAGAATAAAAATCTCAAGTCTATATTTAGAAGATTTTTTAAGAGTTTTTACATTTTTAAATGAAAATTTAGATTTATCTAAATTAAAATCTTTCAATAATATGAAAGCTATATTTTTAGATAGAAATATTAATATTGTTGAATTTGGTAAAAGTGATAAATTTATAATTTGCCAAAATCATGATGTTTTATATGAAAACGAAATAATTTATATTAAAAATAAGTTTAAATATGCAAAAACTATTTTTATTGCAAGTTCAGATATAAATATATCAAATAAAGATACATTAATTATTTCAAATCTTGAGGAATTAAAACCTTTATTAAAAAACATCAAGTTTAATGGTGTATATATAATAGGTTTTAATTATAAAGATATATTAGAATATCTTATGAGAACAGAAAAAGTATTAACTCTTTTTAACTAG
- the metG gene encoding methionine--tRNA ligase yields MLKKEVKMQESCKNVYITTPIYYVNDVAHIGHAYTTIIADMLARYSRLMGHNTYFLTGTDEHGQKISQSAEAKGKTAKEYADEISGKFRTLWDDFDITYDKFIRTTDEEHKTGVQKAFETMYEKGDIYKGEYEGFYCVPCETFFTEKQLVDEQFCPECGRATNIVKEESYFFKLSKYEEKLLKWYEENEDCILPRSKKNEIVNFVKGGLKDLSISRTSFDWGVKLPESMNEPKHVMYVWLDALMNYITALGYGTDDKNMNFWPANVQLVGKDILRFHAIYWPAFLMSLDLPLPKHIAAHGWWTRDGEKMSKSKGNVVNPKEVADAYGLDAFRYFMLREVPFGQDGDFSQKALIDRINSDLGNDLGNLLNRISGMSGKYFDYKVSSVDVEKFHKKELDEVQTILDGLENYLYNMQINRYLEEIWKVLTIANKAINDYEPWNLMKDGKTSEAMALVALITNIMAKVALLLDSVMPEKIKIIAQSLGMNINTETFNKLIKNKELLKDTIITKVEQLFPRIEEVLLAQPASLDETKTECEVKTQKEEKIEDDNLITIDQFFQTTLKIGTIVEAVEVPKSAKLLKLQVDLGEGRNRQILAGIKEYYSAEELVGTQACVVANLKPAKLMGMLSEGMLMAARDENGLSLLRPEAPKKSGTKIS; encoded by the coding sequence ATTTTAAAAAAAGAGGTAAAAATGCAAGAATCTTGTAAAAATGTTTATATCACAACCCCAATTTATTATGTAAATGATGTAGCTCATATCGGTCATGCTTACACCACAATTATTGCAGATATGCTAGCAAGATACTCTAGACTTATGGGACATAATACTTATTTTTTGACAGGAACAGATGAGCATGGTCAAAAAATTTCTCAAAGTGCAGAAGCTAAAGGTAAAACAGCAAAAGAGTATGCAGATGAAATTTCTGGTAAATTTAGAACTTTATGGGATGATTTTGATATAACATATGACAAATTTATAAGAACTACTGATGAAGAACATAAAACAGGTGTTCAAAAAGCTTTTGAAACAATGTATGAAAAAGGTGACATTTATAAAGGGGAATATGAAGGTTTTTATTGTGTTCCATGTGAGACATTTTTTACTGAAAAACAACTTGTAGATGAACAATTTTGCCCTGAATGTGGAAGAGCTACTAATATTGTAAAAGAAGAGAGTTATTTCTTTAAATTATCTAAATATGAAGAAAAACTCCTTAAGTGGTATGAAGAAAATGAAGATTGTATATTACCAAGAAGCAAAAAAAATGAAATAGTAAATTTTGTAAAAGGTGGATTAAAAGATTTATCAATTTCAAGAACTTCTTTTGATTGGGGTGTTAAATTACCTGAAAGTATGAATGAACCAAAACATGTTATGTATGTTTGGCTAGATGCTTTAATGAACTATATAACTGCTCTTGGGTACGGTACTGATGACAAAAATATGAATTTTTGGCCAGCGAATGTTCAATTGGTTGGAAAAGATATTTTAAGATTCCATGCCATTTATTGGCCTGCATTTTTAATGTCTTTAGATTTACCATTACCAAAACATATTGCTGCTCATGGATGGTGGACAAGGGATGGTGAAAAAATGTCAAAATCAAAAGGAAATGTTGTTAATCCAAAAGAAGTAGCAGATGCTTATGGTTTAGATGCATTTAGATATTTTATGTTAAGAGAAGTTCCTTTTGGTCAAGATGGAGATTTTTCACAAAAAGCTTTAATAGATAGAATTAATTCTGATTTAGGAAATGATTTAGGAAATTTATTAAATAGAATTTCTGGAATGAGTGGAAAATATTTTGACTATAAAGTAAGTTCAGTTGATGTTGAAAAATTCCACAAAAAAGAGTTAGATGAAGTTCAAACTATTTTAGATGGATTAGAAAACTATCTTTATAATATGCAAATAAATAGATATCTTGAAGAGATTTGGAAAGTTTTAACAATCGCAAATAAAGCAATAAATGATTATGAACCATGGAATTTAATGAAAGATGGAAAAACTTCTGAAGCTATGGCTTTAGTAGCATTAATTACAAATATTATGGCAAAAGTTGCCCTACTTTTAGATTCTGTAATGCCTGAAAAAATTAAAATAATTGCTCAATCTTTAGGTATGAATATTAATACTGAAACTTTTAATAAATTAATAAAAAATAAAGAGTTATTAAAAGATACAATTATTACAAAAGTTGAACAACTATTTCCAAGAATTGAAGAAGTTTTATTAGCTCAACCTGCAAGTTTGGATGAAACAAAAACGGAATGTGAAGTTAAAACTCAAAAAGAAGAAAAGATTGAAGATGATAATTTAATTACAATTGATCAATTCTTTCAAACTACATTAAAAATTGGAACTATCGTTGAAGCAGTCGAAGTTCCAAAATCTGCAAAACTTCTAAAATTACAAGTTGATTTAGGAGAAGGAAGAAATAGACAAATTCTTGCTGGAATTAAAGAGTATTATTCTGCAGAAGAATTAGTTGGAACTCAAGCTTGTGTAGTTGCAAATTTAAAACCTGCAAAACTAATGGGAATGTTAAGTGAAGGTATGTTGATGGCAGCTCGTGATGAAAATGGTTTATCACTATTAAGACCAGAAGCTCCTAAAAAATCAGGGACAAAAATAAGCTAG
- the gltX gene encoding glutamate--tRNA ligase codes for MLRFAPSPTGDMHIGNLRVAIFNYIVSKQLKEDLIIRIEDTDKERNIEGKDKEILEILNLFSIEYKSVVHQSDALKYHQKIALQLMTQKKAFACFCSDDKLDELREESIKNGKPFRYDGFCETLSDDTVLNTNAPFTVRIKKPEHNIKFTDLLKGSFEYAPFDVDSFIILRQDKTPTYNYACAIDDMLMDISIVIRGEDHVSNTPKQIHIRNSLGYDKEIKYVHLPIILNAATGKKMSKRDDASSVKWLIEQGFLPSAIANYLVLMGNKTPTEIFTLEEAIEWFKIENVSKSAAKFDIDKLRFINRKHIEMLDEMRLSKILGFADADIGKLGKIFLEEASTIKEIKEKIAPIFTPKNSCEGFEEEFLKLKECLQKAPFFEDYEELKKYVMEQTELKGKNLFKPLRYILTGVDNGPNISDIYPLIKNYLGEIIK; via the coding sequence TTGTTAAGATTTGCCCCAAGTCCAACTGGTGATATGCATATTGGAAATTTAAGAGTTGCTATTTTTAACTATATTGTATCAAAGCAATTAAAAGAAGATTTAATAATTAGAATTGAAGATACAGATAAAGAACGAAATATAGAAGGAAAAGATAAAGAGATTTTAGAGATATTAAATCTTTTTTCTATTGAATATAAAAGTGTTGTTCATCAAAGTGATGCTTTAAAATATCATCAAAAAATAGCTCTTCAATTAATGACTCAAAAAAAAGCTTTTGCTTGTTTTTGTAGTGATGATAAGTTAGATGAATTAAGAGAAGAATCAATTAAAAATGGAAAACCTTTTAGATATGATGGATTTTGCGAAACACTAAGTGATGACACTGTTTTAAATACAAATGCACCATTTACTGTAAGAATTAAAAAACCTGAACACAATATAAAATTTACTGATCTTTTAAAAGGTAGTTTTGAATATGCTCCTTTTGATGTGGATTCATTTATTATTTTAAGACAAGATAAAACACCAACATATAATTATGCTTGTGCAATTGATGATATGTTGATGGATATTTCTATAGTTATTCGTGGTGAAGACCATGTTTCAAATACACCAAAACAGATACATATTAGAAACTCTTTAGGATATGATAAAGAGATAAAATACGTTCATTTGCCAATTATTTTAAATGCAGCTACTGGTAAAAAAATGAGTAAGAGAGATGATGCAAGTAGTGTTAAGTGGTTAATTGAACAAGGTTTTTTACCAAGTGCAATTGCTAATTATTTAGTTTTAATGGGGAATAAAACTCCAACTGAAATATTTACCCTAGAAGAAGCTATCGAATGGTTTAAAATTGAAAATGTTTCAAAAAGTGCTGCAAAATTTGATATTGATAAATTAAGATTTATAAATAGAAAACATATAGAAATGCTTGATGAGATGAGATTGTCAAAAATTTTAGGTTTTGCTGATGCTGATATTGGAAAACTTGGAAAAATTTTCTTAGAAGAAGCAAGTACAATAAAAGAGATAAAAGAAAAAATTGCTCCAATTTTTACACCGAAAAACTCTTGTGAAGGTTTTGAAGAAGAGTTTTTAAAATTAAAAGAGTGTTTACAAAAAGCACCGTTTTTTGAAGATTATGAAGAGTTAAAAAAATATGTAATGGAACAAACAGAATTAAAAGGTAAGAACCTATTTAAACCATTAAGATATATTTTAACAGGTGTTGATAATGGTCCAAATATTTCAGATATTTACCCTTTAATAAAAAATTATTTAGGAGAAATTATAAAATGA
- a CDS encoding biotin attachment protein, giving the protein MSKKYIDIMDTTFRDGFQSVFGGRVLMNDFFPAVEAAKDAGINHFEFGGGARFQSLFFYLQENAFDMMDRFRQIVGPDANLQTLARGINTVMLDTGSRELIDLHAKLFAKHGTTTIRNFDALNDVQNLEYSAECIKKYGLNHEVVVTLMDLPPGCFGAHDVAFYEKTLRNILDSGLPYDSICFKDASGTSSPQKIYETIQMARRLVGNDTHIRLHTHETAGVSVSCYLAALEAGADGIDLAASPVSGGTSQPDILTMLHAVKGKNFDLGGLEIDKILKYEEVLKDCLKDYFIPPEATQVSPLIPFSPMPGGALTANTQMMRDNGTLDKFPEVIKAMQEVVERGGYGTSVTPVSQFYWQQAYANVMFGPWKQIAPGYGKMVLGYFGKTPVPADPEIVKLASEKLKLEPTTLNPLDIADADEKKRVSVWKQRLEIEGIETTEENIFIAAACDEKGIAFLKGESPLNVRKNDSVCENDKDCKLGENKMANASGNYTVVVDGQRFNVSIAEGNADIQVTPVANSNTTTSTSAPISTGGTEVPAAVNGAVWKILVKEGDRVEKDQQIIILEAMKMEIDITAPVSGVITKILVNPAQAVDEGQTLAIIG; this is encoded by the coding sequence ATGTCTAAAAAGTACATAGATATTATGGATACAACCTTTAGAGATGGATTCCAATCTGTCTTTGGAGGAAGAGTTTTAATGAATGATTTTTTTCCAGCTGTAGAAGCTGCAAAAGATGCTGGAATAAATCACTTTGAATTTGGAGGAGGAGCAAGATTCCAATCATTGTTCTTCTATCTACAAGAAAACGCATTTGATATGATGGATAGATTTAGACAAATCGTAGGTCCAGATGCAAACTTACAAACCTTAGCTCGTGGTATAAATACAGTTATGCTTGATACGGGTTCAAGAGAATTAATCGACTTACATGCAAAACTCTTTGCAAAACATGGAACAACAACAATTAGAAACTTTGATGCATTAAATGATGTTCAAAATCTTGAATATAGTGCTGAATGTATTAAAAAATATGGTCTAAACCATGAAGTGGTTGTTACACTTATGGATTTACCTCCAGGATGTTTTGGAGCTCATGATGTTGCTTTTTATGAAAAAACATTAAGAAATATCCTTGATAGTGGATTGCCTTATGACTCAATCTGCTTTAAAGATGCATCAGGGACTTCATCTCCTCAAAAAATCTATGAAACAATACAAATGGCAAGAAGATTAGTAGGTAATGATACTCACATTCGTCTTCATACCCATGAAACTGCTGGTGTTTCTGTATCATGTTACTTGGCTGCTTTAGAAGCAGGAGCTGATGGTATTGATTTAGCTGCATCACCAGTTTCAGGTGGAACTTCTCAACCTGATATTCTTACAATGCTGCATGCTGTAAAAGGTAAAAACTTTGATTTGGGTGGTTTAGAAATAGATAAAATTTTAAAATATGAAGAAGTTTTAAAAGATTGCTTAAAAGATTACTTTATTCCACCAGAAGCTACTCAAGTATCGCCTTTAATTCCATTCTCTCCAATGCCAGGTGGTGCATTAACTGCTAATACTCAAATGATGAGAGATAATGGAACTTTAGATAAATTTCCTGAAGTTATAAAAGCTATGCAAGAAGTAGTTGAACGTGGTGGATATGGAACATCTGTAACTCCAGTTTCTCAATTTTATTGGCAACAAGCTTACGCAAATGTAATGTTTGGTCCTTGGAAACAAATAGCTCCTGGTTATGGAAAAATGGTTTTAGGTTACTTTGGTAAAACACCAGTTCCAGCAGATCCAGAAATTGTAAAACTAGCAAGTGAAAAACTAAAACTAGAACCAACTACTTTAAATCCTTTAGATATAGCTGATGCTGATGAGAAAAAAAGAGTATCAGTGTGGAAACAAAGATTAGAAATAGAAGGTATAGAAACAACTGAAGAGAATATTTTTATTGCAGCTGCTTGTGATGAAAAAGGAATAGCATTCTTAAAAGGTGAATCACCATTAAATGTTAGAAAAAATGATTCTGTTTGTGAAAATGATAAAGATTGTAAATTAGGAGAGAATAAAATGGCAAATGCAAGTGGAAACTATACAGTTGTAGTAGATGGTCAAAGATTTAATGTAAGTATCGCAGAAGGTAACGCAGATATTCAAGTAACTCCTGTTGCTAACTCAAATACAACAACTTCAACTTCTGCACCTATTTCAACAGGTGGTACTGAAGTTCCAGCTGCTGTAAATGGTGCTGTTTGGAAAATACTTGTAAAAGAAGGTGATAGAGTTGAGAAAGATCAACAAATTATTATCCTTGAAGCTATGAAAATGGAAATTGATATAACAGCTCCTGTTTCAGGTGTTATTACAAAAATATTAGTAAATCCTGCACAAGCAGTAGATGAAGGACAAACATTAGCCATTATTGGTTAA
- a CDS encoding S24 family peptidase yields the protein MLIVDEIIEKLKDIISADGKYGRVFDKDVAKSLELSQANFATMKNRGKIPYSNILNFCAKKKISINWLLYNQNPGSLVDTTDKYWIKYYPSVSVSAGGGAYENEDKYESLEIPEYFVDMLGGKDNLKNIDAINVVGDSMEPTLCSDNIIFVDKTKKDVSRDGIYAFTTTHGLFVKRIQRRVDGKLDIISDNKDYPVQILSKKDLIILGKVISSFGLVY from the coding sequence ATGTTAATTGTTGATGAAATAATTGAAAAATTAAAAGATATTATAAGTGCAGATGGAAAGTATGGAAGAGTATTTGATAAAGATGTTGCAAAATCTCTAGAATTAAGTCAAGCAAATTTTGCAACAATGAAAAACAGAGGAAAAATTCCTTATTCAAATATTTTAAATTTTTGTGCAAAGAAAAAGATTTCTATAAATTGGTTACTCTACAATCAAAACCCTGGTTCTTTAGTTGATACAACAGATAAATATTGGATTAAATATTACCCATCTGTTAGTGTAAGTGCAGGTGGAGGAGCTTATGAAAATGAAGACAAATATGAATCTTTAGAAATACCAGAATATTTTGTAGATATGTTAGGAGGAAAAGATAATTTAAAAAATATTGATGCTATAAATGTAGTAGGGGATTCTATGGAACCAACTTTATGTAGTGATAATATAATTTTTGTTGATAAAACAAAAAAAGATGTTTCAAGAGATGGTATATATGCATTTACAACAACTCATGGATTATTTGTAAAAAGAATTCAAAGACGTGTTGATGGAAAACTAGATATTATTTCTGATAATAAAGATTATCCTGTTCAAATTTTAAGCAAAAAAGATTTGATTATTTTAGGAAAAGTTATAAGCTCTTTTGGACTAGTTTACTAG
- a CDS encoding YggT family protein, with product MIDALLSSLFTVILSIIFLYKWVVIISAILTWVRPDPYNPIVQMLYRLTEPAYAFIRRYIPTVVGGMDLAPIILIFGLIFLETFLKNLVF from the coding sequence ATGATAGATGCCTTATTAAGTTCACTATTTACAGTTATTTTAAGTATCATATTTTTATATAAATGGGTTGTTATCATAAGTGCTATTTTAACTTGGGTAAGACCTGATCCTTATAATCCAATAGTACAAATGCTTTATAGATTAACAGAACCTGCATATGCATTTATAAGAAGATATATACCAACAGTAGTTGGTGGAATGGATTTAGCTCCTATTATTTTAATTTTTGGACTAATATTTTTAGAAACTTTCCTCAAGAATTTGGTATTTTAA
- a CDS encoding lytic transglycosylase domain-containing protein, producing the protein MKKNIFKLSAILLFGFSNANGTTTEFLQKDFKVTLEWLEQKPKSYAKDFFILQYLNQENLPFEKAKIAYEMGNGTNATLKKVFNEKYNKKAPVDLKCYRATIEQLKSEDSKCIALGLSLQEATQISKIDLEYFISRLDPYPTLKNDLKIIASNDPFSSLIKSDMNRFFRLFFDLGEPYRVKFFNKSFSAELINKISQEKNFEKFLRTVIYNKKLTNIQKSLFVLKDNKTLAPHVSFLLGVNAINNNDLDVANSFFLDTYKKSFSRSDKDKSLFWLYLVNNDQSFLQELSKSWDNSVYTLYAKELLNLEPNNIVYDIELKNKKSNFDVHDAFKWMEVVSDTKKNLDENKLKKYEEIFSDKNTEPHLAYILERYNKYRTQYFITPYRDIVGKYDIYKQILIYSIARQESHFIPSSISFSSAQGVMQIMPFLSLDISKKLNENYNIYEQFIPSKNIKYGSFHLDTLMKQFDNNPLFIAYAYNGGAGYTRSQLKKGLFKEKNKFEPFLSMEMISYSETREYGKKVLANYYVYNNYLNSENKVSLSTIFQSLVNPY; encoded by the coding sequence ATGAAAAAAAATATATTTAAATTAAGTGCTATTTTATTATTTGGTTTTTCAAATGCAAATGGAACAACTACTGAATTTTTGCAAAAAGATTTTAAAGTAACTCTTGAATGGTTAGAACAAAAACCAAAATCATATGCAAAAGATTTTTTTATTCTACAATATTTAAATCAAGAAAATTTACCATTTGAAAAAGCAAAAATTGCATATGAAATGGGAAATGGAACAAATGCAACATTAAAAAAAGTTTTTAATGAAAAATATAATAAAAAAGCTCCTGTTGATTTAAAATGTTATAGAGCAACAATAGAGCAACTTAAAAGTGAAGATTCAAAATGTATTGCTTTAGGATTATCCTTACAAGAAGCAACTCAAATCTCAAAAATTGACTTAGAGTATTTTATAAGTAGACTTGACCCCTATCCTACTTTGAAAAATGATTTGAAAATAATTGCGTCAAATGATCCTTTTTCTTCTTTGATTAAATCTGATATGAATAGATTTTTTAGATTGTTTTTTGATTTAGGAGAGCCTTATCGAGTTAAATTTTTTAATAAATCTTTTTCTGCTGAATTAATAAATAAAATTTCACAAGAAAAAAATTTTGAAAAATTTTTAAGAACGGTTATTTATAATAAAAAACTTACAAATATCCAAAAATCTCTTTTTGTTTTAAAAGATAATAAAACTTTGGCTCCACATGTAAGTTTTTTGTTAGGAGTTAATGCAATAAATAATAATGATTTAGATGTTGCAAATAGTTTCTTTTTAGATACTTATAAAAAATCTTTTTCAAGAAGTGATAAAGACAAATCTCTTTTCTGGCTATATTTAGTAAATAATGATCAGTCATTTTTACAAGAATTATCAAAAAGTTGGGATAATAGTGTTTATACTTTATATGCAAAAGAGTTGTTAAATTTAGAACCAAATAATATTGTATATGATATTGAATTAAAAAATAAAAAAAGTAATTTTGATGTTCATGATGCTTTTAAATGGATGGAAGTAGTATCAGATACTAAAAAAAATTTGGATGAAAATAAACTGAAAAAATATGAAGAGATATTTTCTGATAAAAATACAGAACCACATCTAGCTTATATATTAGAAAGATATAATAAATACCGAACTCAATATTTTATTACTCCTTATAGGGATATTGTAGGGAAATATGATATTTATAAACAGATATTAATATATTCAATAGCAAGACAAGAAAGCCATTTTATACCCTCTTCTATTTCATTCTCTTCTGCACAAGGGGTTATGCAAATAATGCCATTCTTATCACTTGATATTTCAAAAAAATTAAATGAAAATTATAATATTTATGAACAATTTATTCCAAGTAAAAATATAAAATATGGAAGTTTTCATTTAGATACTTTGATGAAACAATTTGATAATAATCCTTTATTTATTGCTTACGCATACAATGGTGGAGCAGGATATACTAGAAGCCAATTAAAAAAGGGACTATTTAAAGAAAAAAATAAATTTGAGCCATTTTTGAGTATGGAAATGATCTCATATAGTGAAACTAGAGAATATGGTAAAAAAGTTTTAGCAAACTATTATGTTTATAATAATTATTTAAATAGTGAAAACAAAGTTTCACTATCAACTATTTTTCAAAGTTTAGTAAACCCTTACTAG
- a CDS encoding class 1 fructose-bisphosphatase has protein sequence MQEIIKAIEESAIKIRDLIQTGDTGKSNHENSTGDTQLKLDIASDEIIEEIFKKVPTIKAIVSEEQEAIINLHENGKYLIAYDPLDGSSLVDVNLSVGSIFGIYENEFNAQNIVASVYVVFGPRVEMVVTTDDVKMYRLLNNEFKFIQNIKLNEKGKLNAPGSTQNCWAPFHKQLIDDIFNDGYRLRYSGGMVPDLHQILLKGGGLFSYPGTSDKPKGKLRQLFEVFPFALTYEKAGGGAVDGFKRVLEVPTTHIHDTTPCFFGSNSEIKRVLEVYKKNG, from the coding sequence ATGCAAGAAATAATTAAAGCAATTGAAGAATCAGCAATTAAAATAAGAGATTTAATCCAAACTGGTGATACAGGAAAAAGTAACCATGAAAATTCAACTGGTGATACTCAGTTAAAACTTGATATTGCAAGTGACGAAATCATTGAAGAAATTTTCAAAAAAGTTCCAACAATCAAAGCAATTGTTAGTGAAGAGCAAGAAGCTATTATAAATTTACATGAAAATGGTAAATATTTGATAGCTTATGACCCTCTTGATGGTTCATCTTTAGTTGATGTAAACTTATCAGTTGGTTCTATTTTTGGTATTTATGAAAATGAATTTAATGCACAAAATATAGTTGCTTCTGTTTATGTTGTATTTGGTCCAAGAGTTGAAATGGTTGTTACAACTGATGATGTAAAAATGTATAGACTTTTAAATAATGAATTTAAATTTATTCAAAATATCAAACTAAATGAAAAAGGTAAATTAAATGCACCTGGTTCAACACAAAACTGTTGGGCTCCTTTTCATAAACAATTAATTGATGATATTTTTAATGATGGTTATAGATTAAGATATTCAGGTGGTATGGTTCCAGATCTTCATCAAATATTACTAAAAGGTGGAGGATTATTTTCATATCCTGGAACTAGTGATAAACCAAAAGGAAAATTAAGACAACTATTTGAAGTTTTCCCTTTTGCTTTAACTTATGAAAAAGCTGGTGGTGGTGCAGTTGATGGATTTAAAAGAGTTTTAGAAGTTCCAACTACTCATATTCACGATACAACACCATGTTTTTTTGGTTCAAATAGTGAAATAAAAAGAGTTTTAGAAGTTTACAAAAAAAATGGCTAA
- a CDS encoding OadG family protein, which translates to MEEINLIEESIKFMFLGMGVVFAFLAIMILILKAQGIILTKIFPQEEKKVVNVPPMSNHNHNVKSESAKIAAIVATVQHHKNLKG; encoded by the coding sequence ATGGAAGAGATAAACTTAATAGAAGAGTCAATAAAGTTTATGTTTTTGGGGATGGGAGTAGTATTTGCATTTTTAGCAATAATGATACTAATCCTAAAAGCTCAAGGGATAATATTAACAAAGATTTTTCCACAAGAAGAGAAAAAAGTTGTAAATGTACCTCCAATGAGTAATCATAACCATAACGTAAAATCAGAGTCTGCAAAAATAGCTGCAATAGTTGCCACAGTGCAACATCATAAAAATCTAAAGGGTTAA